A single Megachile rotundata isolate GNS110a chromosome 9, iyMegRotu1, whole genome shotgun sequence DNA region contains:
- the wg gene encoding wnt family member 1 wingless: MRLWVIIGALVVAIHASIAEITRNKNRGRGSMWWGIAKAGEPNNFLPMSPASLHMDPTVYATLRRKQRKLARENPGVLMAVARGANQAIAECQHQFRNRRWNCSTKNFLRGKNLFGKIVDRGCRETAFIYAITSAAVTHSIARACSEGTIQSCSCDYTHQSRPPSAVRDWEWGGCSDNIGYGFKFSREFVDTGERGRNLREKMNLHNNEAGRAHVSSGMRQDCKCHGMSGSCTVKTCWMRLPNFRVVGDNLKDRFDGASRVMVSNSDRVRGNGNAIVSNSASNSVHGHRDGLGRRHRYNFQLKPYNPEHKPPGPKDLVYLEPSPPFCEKNPKLGILGTHGRQCNDTSIGVDGCDLMCCGRGYKTQEVTVVERCACTFHWCCEVKCQLCRIKKTIHTCL, encoded by the exons ATGAGGCTTTGGGTGATTATCGGCGCCCTCGTGGTCGCGATACACGCGTCCATCGCGGAAATCACCAGGAACAAGAATCGCGGCAGAGGATCCATGTGGTG GGGAATCGCCAAGGCAGGAGAACCGAACAATTTTTTGCCAATGTCTCCGGCATCCCTGCACATGGATCCCACGGTGTACGCGACCTTGAGGAGAAAGCAACGAAAACTGGCCAGAGAAAACCCAGGAGTCCTGATGGCTGTGGCCAGGGGTGCGAATCAGGCGATCGCCGAGTGTCAACATCAGTTTCGCAATCGTCGATGGAACTGTTCCACCAAGAACTTTCTGCGTGGGAAAAATTTGTTCGGAAAGATCGTCGACAGAG GTTGTCGAGAGACCGCCTTCATATACGCCATCACCAGCGCGGCTGTGACTCACAGCATCGCGCGAGCGTGTAGCGAGGGCACCATCCAGTCGTGTTCCTGCGACTATACCCACCAATCGCGACCACCATCCGCCGTGAGGGACTGGGAATGGGGTGGCTGTTCCGACAACATCGGCTACGGCTTCAAGTTCTCCCGCGAATTCGTCGACACCGGGGAACGGGGACGGAACCTGCGCGAGAAGATGAATCTGCACAACAACGAGGCGGGTAGAGCG CACGTGTCATCGGGGATGCGTCAAGATTGTAAATGTCACGGGATGTCCGGTTCCTGTACCGTGAAGACCTGTTGGATGAGGTTGCCGAACTTCCGCGTGGTCGGTGACAACCTGAAGGATCGATTCGACGGCGCGTCTCGGGTGATGGTGAGCAATTCGGATCGCGTGCGAGGCAACGGGAACGCGATCGTCAGCAACTCCGCGAGTAATTCGGTGCACGGGCACCGGGACGGTCTCGGTCGTCGACACCGGTACAACTTCCAGCTGAAACCTTACAACCCGGAGCACAAACCACCCGGGCCGAAGGACCTGGTCTACCTGGAGCCTTCGCCGCCGTTCTGCGAGAAGAATCCGAAGCTCGGCATCTTGGGCACCCACGGCAGACAGTGCAACGACACAAGCATCGGCGTCGATGGCTGCGATCTCATGTGCTGCGGCAGGGGCTACAAAACGCAGGAGGTGACGGTCGTAGAGAGATGCGCCTGCACCTTCCATTGGTGTTGCGAGGTCAAGTGTCAACTCTGTAGAATCAAGAAGACGATACACACGTGCCTGTAG